From a single Leptospira ellinghausenii genomic region:
- the cysK gene encoding cysteine synthase A has translation MKFNSILDAIGNTPHIRLSRLFGTDHEVYMKLERQNPGGSIKDRIALAMIEDAEKSGKLKKDSIIVEPTSGNTGIGLAMVAAVKGYAITLVMPEHMSVERRRIMAAYGAKFELTPREKGMPGAIAKAQEMVAANPNAWMPQQFENEANIQVHREKTAEEIAKDFPDGLDYIITGVGTGGHISGCAENLKKRFPKLKVFAVEPEGSPVLSGGKPGPHPLQGIGAGFIPKNCKTELLDGIITVGKEESFTMAVLAAKKEGIFIGTSSGASLAAVSKKLKEIPAGSKVLTFCYDTGERYLSVEGLFV, from the coding sequence ATGAAATTTAATAGTATTCTAGATGCCATTGGCAACACACCACATATCCGATTGTCTCGTTTGTTTGGAACTGATCACGAAGTGTATATGAAACTAGAAAGACAGAACCCAGGTGGATCGATTAAAGATCGAATCGCGCTTGCGATGATTGAAGATGCCGAAAAATCAGGAAAATTGAAAAAAGATTCCATCATTGTGGAGCCTACATCTGGAAATACTGGGATTGGTCTTGCTATGGTTGCAGCTGTGAAAGGTTATGCGATCACTCTTGTGATGCCAGAACATATGTCAGTGGAAAGACGTAGGATTATGGCAGCTTACGGTGCCAAGTTTGAGCTCACTCCAAGGGAAAAAGGTATGCCAGGTGCGATTGCAAAAGCACAAGAAATGGTGGCAGCCAATCCAAACGCTTGGATGCCACAACAGTTTGAAAACGAAGCCAATATCCAAGTCCATAGAGAAAAAACTGCAGAAGAAATTGCAAAAGATTTTCCAGATGGATTGGACTATATCATCACTGGTGTAGGAACGGGTGGGCATATTTCTGGTTGTGCAGAAAACTTAAAAAAACGATTTCCTAAACTAAAAGTATTTGCTGTAGAACCTGAAGGTTCTCCTGTTCTCAGTGGTGGTAAACCAGGTCCACACCCTCTCCAAGGGATTGGTGCTGGTTTCATTCCTAAAAACTGCAAAACAGAATTACTAGATGGGATCATCACTGTTGGAAAAGAAGAGTCCTTTACAATGGCTGTTCTTGCTGCCAAAAAAGAAGGGATTTTTATCGGAACATCTTCTGGTGCAAGCCTTGCGGCAGTCTCCAAAAAACTAAAAGAAATTCCTGCAGGTTCCAAAGTGCTTACATTCTGTTATGATACAGGAGAAAGATACTTATCTGTGGAAGGACTTTTCGTTTAA
- a CDS encoding NAD(P)-binding protein: MKENVHILGGGITGLFMAYHQVKKGNSVTLYEEKDTLGGVIGTLNKPEGLVELAANGILLTDDIKSMLDDIGLSPVFPKKASKRRYFWINQKLSQFPISILAGTKLLYSIFLKKLKFDPNLNFEHWGNQMFGSSVTKNIIEPALGGIYGTRLSELQPETIFSKWDGRGNSTIFKEIKKNKKKTYGTVSFPNGMGDLVTHLVSYLSPKITIKTGFSFSNFKEIQSLNGSVRICISLKKLLPILDSEIKLETKPNLLTISSVTRFGETKLTKKSCFGILFGKNEGVHALGVLCNSDIFVGRVQNQLHSETWIYPDLNTNKSDNSIESILETDRCLVSKKMDPPTVVYRTTWEGVFPAYDANLYKFNQVLDQLETNWSSQGKNIRFYGNYRKGIGLRSIFESTMF; the protein is encoded by the coding sequence ATGAAAGAAAACGTTCATATTTTAGGTGGTGGGATTACTGGTCTCTTTATGGCATACCACCAAGTAAAAAAAGGAAATTCTGTCACACTATACGAAGAAAAGGATACTTTAGGTGGAGTGATCGGAACACTGAACAAACCAGAAGGTTTGGTAGAACTTGCCGCAAATGGAATCCTTTTGACAGATGATATCAAATCCATGTTAGATGACATTGGTCTCTCACCTGTTTTCCCGAAAAAAGCATCAAAACGAAGGTATTTTTGGATCAATCAAAAATTATCTCAGTTTCCAATCTCAATCTTAGCAGGCACAAAATTACTATATTCGATTTTTCTCAAAAAACTTAAATTTGATCCCAATCTAAATTTTGAACATTGGGGAAATCAAATGTTTGGATCCTCTGTAACAAAAAACATCATAGAACCGGCTTTAGGTGGAATTTACGGTACACGTTTGTCTGAATTACAACCGGAAACTATTTTTTCAAAATGGGATGGCAGAGGAAACAGTACCATTTTTAAAGAGATCAAAAAGAACAAAAAGAAAACATACGGAACAGTTTCCTTTCCCAATGGAATGGGAGACCTTGTCACTCATTTGGTTTCTTACTTATCACCTAAAATCACTATCAAAACTGGATTTTCATTTTCAAACTTTAAAGAAATTCAAAGTTTAAATGGATCAGTCCGAATTTGTATCTCACTAAAAAAACTATTACCGATTCTAGATTCAGAAATCAAATTAGAAACCAAACCAAATTTGTTAACCATTTCCAGCGTAACAAGGTTTGGTGAAACAAAACTTACCAAAAAATCATGTTTTGGAATACTTTTTGGCAAAAATGAAGGTGTTCATGCTTTGGGAGTTTTGTGTAATTCTGATATTTTTGTTGGCCGAGTCCAAAATCAATTACATTCGGAAACTTGGATTTATCCAGATTTAAACACAAATAAAAGTGACAATTCGATTGAATCTATTTTAGAAACAGATAGATGTTTGGTCTCAAAGAAAATGGACCCTCCAACAGTTGTTTACCGAACAACTTGGGAAGGTGTTTTCCCTGCGTATGACGCAAATTTATATAAGTTCAACCAAGTGTTAGACCAGTTAGAAACAAACTGGTCTTCCCAAGGAAAAAACATCAGATTTTATGGAAATTATAGAAAAGGAATTGGTCTCAGATCAATTTTTGAATCGACAATGTTTTAA
- the hemN gene encoding oxygen-independent coproporphyrinogen III oxidase has translation MKHLLQKYDTPAPRYTSYPTVPYWTDSPTVEECIESLETHLSPKESKLAMYLHIPFCETLCTFCGCNTSITKNHTVEEPYVKAIKTELDLYLQKVPSLKGKDLSELHLGGGSPTYLSDYNLQSTIESILNQLPSSIDPQYSIEVDPRRTRISQLKLLHNLGFKRISLGVQDFDPEVQRLVNRTQPFALTENITLEARSLGFNSVNFDLIYGLPKQSLNSMLYTVEKTLELKPDRIAFYSYAHVPWIKASQRLFTEADLPDPTLKRELYEMGRSLLEKEGYREIGMDHFALPHDKLWKAFHSKQLHRNFMGYSDSKTDVMLGLGSSAISETPNLFFQNIKLEMKYRKSLLDGKLPILRGHKLSNSDRLRKLLILELMTSWEVKVPTDLLNHTKDFLSEMEKDKLVFWNEETLSVTELGKPFLRIIAMAFDEKLQSSKPAGPVFSKAI, from the coding sequence ATGAAACACTTACTCCAAAAATACGATACTCCAGCACCAAGATACACAAGTTATCCAACCGTACCTTACTGGACAGATTCACCAACAGTGGAAGAATGTATTGAATCATTAGAAACACACCTTTCCCCAAAAGAATCAAAACTTGCGATGTACCTTCACATTCCATTTTGTGAAACTTTGTGTACGTTTTGCGGCTGTAATACATCAATAACAAAAAACCACACCGTTGAAGAACCTTATGTCAAAGCAATCAAAACGGAACTTGACCTGTATTTACAAAAAGTACCTTCTTTAAAAGGAAAAGATCTCAGTGAACTTCACTTAGGTGGAGGTAGCCCAACTTACCTTTCCGATTACAACCTTCAATCGACAATCGAATCTATCTTAAACCAATTACCCTCTTCGATTGATCCACAATATTCTATTGAAGTAGATCCAAGAAGAACACGAATTTCCCAACTCAAACTCTTACACAATTTAGGTTTCAAACGAATCAGTTTAGGGGTACAAGATTTTGACCCAGAAGTGCAAAGATTGGTAAACCGAACCCAACCATTTGCACTAACTGAAAACATCACCTTAGAAGCAAGATCACTAGGATTCAATTCAGTTAATTTTGATTTAATTTATGGATTACCCAAACAATCGCTAAACTCCATGTTATACACCGTGGAAAAAACATTAGAATTAAAACCAGATAGAATTGCATTTTATTCTTATGCTCACGTACCATGGATCAAAGCATCACAACGTTTATTTACGGAAGCAGATTTACCAGACCCGACTCTCAAACGTGAGTTATATGAAATGGGAAGATCACTTCTAGAAAAAGAAGGATACAGAGAAATTGGTATGGATCATTTTGCTCTTCCTCATGATAAATTATGGAAAGCTTTCCATTCCAAACAATTACATAGAAACTTTATGGGATACAGTGACTCCAAAACCGATGTGATGCTTGGACTTGGATCATCTGCTATTTCTGAAACACCAAATTTATTTTTCCAAAATATCAAACTGGAAATGAAGTATAGAAAATCTCTTTTGGACGGGAAATTACCAATCCTGAGAGGCCATAAACTTTCCAACTCAGATCGTTTGCGAAAACTCTTAATTTTAGAACTGATGACTTCTTGGGAAGTAAAAGTACCCACTGATTTGTTAAACCATACTAAAGATTTTTTATCGGAAATGGAAAAAGATAAATTGGTTTTTTGGAACGAAGAAACACTAAGTGTTACAGAGCTAGGAAAACCATTTTTAAGAATCATTGCGATGGCGTTTGATGAAAAACTCCAATCGAGTAAACCAGCTGGTCCCGTTTTCTCAAAAGCAATATGA
- a CDS encoding HEAT repeat domain-containing protein — MKFQHVLLLVFLWNVSLFSEQDEAFFETQRKRLSSSDIFEIRDAIDRLTFIKSNRGYRDILSALEGTPNFPTSENNAPAVKFYAAKALAKKGDKIAIPVLIKTFQKESASIIEYNPPKVRKISDGVADRHSTSSPYFYGDGEISIVLACGEMLRALGSLPTTESSEQTIKQALSHPNFYIRSSAADAMYESDRKVWISSLADGLGKEQVPYAKISILSAIVGLERLPNQNFKAVTEMLSHDDPEVRKKASQALRRLDLRIAAPYLEKAILVENHPNVLSQMKEDHSYLISFRYP; from the coding sequence ATGAAATTCCAACATGTTCTACTACTCGTCTTTTTATGGAACGTAAGTTTATTTTCAGAACAAGATGAGGCCTTTTTTGAAACCCAAAGGAAACGACTTTCCTCTTCTGATATCTTCGAAATTCGTGATGCCATAGACCGTCTAACGTTTATTAAATCAAATAGAGGGTATCGGGACATACTTTCTGCCTTAGAGGGGACACCCAATTTCCCAACAAGTGAGAACAATGCCCCCGCTGTGAAATTTTATGCGGCAAAAGCTCTCGCTAAAAAAGGGGACAAAATTGCCATACCTGTTCTCATCAAAACCTTTCAAAAAGAGTCGGCTTCCATCATCGAATACAACCCGCCAAAAGTAAGAAAAATCAGTGACGGAGTTGCTGATCGTCATTCTACCTCGAGTCCTTACTTTTACGGAGATGGTGAAATTTCCATTGTTTTGGCTTGTGGTGAGATGTTACGGGCATTAGGTTCTCTCCCAACAACGGAATCCTCCGAACAAACCATCAAACAAGCGTTGTCTCATCCTAATTTTTATATCCGAAGTTCTGCTGCTGATGCAATGTATGAATCCGATCGTAAGGTGTGGATCTCTTCTCTTGCGGATGGACTGGGTAAAGAACAGGTCCCCTATGCAAAAATCTCCATTTTATCGGCCATAGTAGGTTTAGAACGTTTGCCTAACCAAAATTTTAAAGCGGTGACAGAGATGCTTTCCCATGATGATCCAGAAGTAAGGAAAAAAGCTTCACAGGCATTACGCCGTTTAGACCTTCGGATTGCAGCACCTTACCTAGAAAAGGCGATTCTTGTTGAAAATCACCCAAATGTTTTATCACAAATGAAAGAAGATCATTCCTATCTTATTTCATTTCGGTACCCCTAG
- a CDS encoding uroporphyrinogen decarboxylase family protein, producing the protein MITTKYHNERFANAIQLVPQNTPPIWFMRQAGRYHSHYRKLKETYSFMELCKQPELAAEVALGPVKEFGFDVSILFSDILFPLEALGMGLTYDPGPKLSFSLTSLSDLKKLKPVDEAIEGLYFQKEAVIRTREVLPKDVSLIGFVGGPFTLMTYASIGKHDGNLSFIKTNQEFVDQFYSILVPLLKRNIELQLQGGAEVVMIFDTAAGMLDPFNFRRYVTEPITELTKSFPNQIGYYAKNSTESQIRQIHSIQNLVGFGVDHRFSIPTILQEFGGKGFIQGNFDQELLFADKSTLKQKIQEYLLPIKELEPKERVGWVAGLGHGVLQFTPEESVHLLIETTRKVFST; encoded by the coding sequence ATGATCACAACCAAATACCACAATGAACGTTTTGCAAATGCGATCCAGTTAGTTCCACAAAATACTCCTCCAATTTGGTTTATGCGCCAAGCAGGGCGATACCACTCTCATTATCGTAAACTTAAAGAAACCTATAGTTTTATGGAACTCTGCAAACAACCTGAACTTGCAGCCGAAGTGGCACTAGGTCCCGTAAAAGAATTTGGATTTGACGTTAGTATCTTATTTTCAGATATACTTTTCCCATTAGAAGCACTCGGTATGGGTCTTACTTATGATCCTGGCCCTAAATTATCCTTCTCACTTACCTCCCTTTCAGATCTTAAAAAACTAAAACCAGTTGATGAAGCCATTGAAGGACTTTACTTCCAAAAAGAGGCAGTGATCCGAACGAGAGAAGTATTACCAAAAGATGTTTCTCTAATTGGATTTGTTGGTGGCCCTTTTACCCTTATGACCTATGCTAGTATAGGAAAACATGACGGAAATTTATCGTTTATCAAAACAAACCAAGAGTTTGTAGATCAATTTTATTCGATTCTTGTACCACTATTAAAGCGAAATATCGAGTTACAACTGCAAGGTGGAGCTGAAGTGGTGATGATCTTTGATACTGCAGCCGGAATGTTAGATCCATTTAATTTCCGGAGGTATGTCACAGAACCTATTACAGAGCTAACAAAATCCTTCCCAAATCAAATTGGTTATTATGCCAAAAATTCAACAGAATCACAAATTAGACAAATCCATTCCATTCAAAACTTAGTTGGTTTCGGAGTGGATCACCGGTTTTCAATCCCAACCATATTACAAGAATTTGGTGGCAAAGGTTTCATTCAGGGTAATTTTGACCAAGAGTTATTATTTGCAGACAAATCAACCCTCAAACAAAAAATCCAAGAATACCTTTTGCCGATCAAAGAATTGGAACCAAAAGAACGTGTTGGTTGGGTGGCAGGACTTGGACATGGTGTATTACAATTCACTCCAGAAGAATCTGTTCATCTCCTCATCGAAACAACAAGAAAGGTGTTTAGTACATGA
- the hemH gene encoding ferrochelatase, whose amino-acid sequence MTTNYDKTLILVNLGGPRTSSEIEVFLRDLFSDPFVFDLPLPEFFRIRLARFIAKKRAPKVQKTYESMGFGGGSPLVDETEKQAKVLELILNQQTKVKWKVKVSMTCGYPNIREDEFTKPDANTLYLPLYPQFSRSTVLSTLAILESRFGECPVGSGGYIPHFGLEPKYHQIIARFICEFFTNQLESDEFLHYPKETPNCDWKDLDLIFSAHGVPMRLIHKGDRYMEEVEISVKKISEELRKFGFRGNVHVSYQSKVGPAKWTEPNTIQMITKLSKEGKHIAVYPISFVSDHLETLEEIGEQFKELTLENGGKSFVRIPAFGTYKPFMEYLAERVLLADTSVKDCICKKNGGESLKHCRFKN is encoded by the coding sequence ATGACAACTAACTATGATAAAACTTTAATTCTAGTGAATTTGGGAGGGCCACGGACGTCCTCAGAAATTGAAGTATTTTTAAGAGATTTATTTTCAGATCCATTTGTGTTTGATTTGCCATTGCCAGAATTTTTCCGAATTCGTTTGGCAAGGTTCATCGCAAAAAAACGGGCTCCTAAAGTGCAAAAAACTTATGAATCCATGGGTTTTGGTGGTGGTTCTCCCCTTGTGGACGAAACAGAAAAACAAGCAAAGGTTTTGGAATTAATTCTTAACCAACAAACGAAAGTAAAATGGAAGGTAAAAGTTTCCATGACTTGCGGATATCCTAATATTAGAGAGGATGAGTTTACCAAACCCGATGCAAATACTTTGTATTTACCGCTTTATCCTCAATTCTCCAGATCTACCGTATTATCAACACTGGCAATTTTAGAGTCAAGGTTTGGTGAATGTCCGGTTGGGAGTGGTGGTTATATCCCACATTTTGGTTTGGAGCCAAAGTATCACCAAATCATTGCTAGGTTTATTTGTGAGTTTTTTACAAACCAGTTAGAATCGGATGAATTTTTGCATTATCCTAAAGAAACTCCGAATTGTGATTGGAAAGACCTAGATCTTATTTTTTCGGCACACGGTGTTCCGATGCGACTCATTCACAAGGGTGATCGTTATATGGAAGAAGTAGAGATTTCCGTCAAAAAAATTTCTGAGGAATTGCGAAAGTTTGGTTTCAGAGGCAATGTACATGTTTCTTACCAAAGTAAAGTAGGTCCCGCCAAATGGACTGAACCAAACACAATTCAAATGATTACAAAACTTTCCAAAGAAGGTAAACACATAGCAGTGTATCCAATTAGTTTTGTAAGTGATCACCTGGAAACATTGGAAGAAATTGGTGAACAGTTTAAAGAACTCACATTGGAAAATGGTGGAAAATCATTTGTTAGAATTCCCGCATTTGGTACTTACAAACCATTTATGGAATATTTAGCAGAACGAGTGTTACTTGCTGATACATCGGTTAAGGATTGTATTTGTAAAAAAAATGGAGGAGAATCGTTAAAACATTGTCGATTCAAAAATTGA
- the hemL gene encoding glutamate-1-semialdehyde 2,1-aminomutase, giving the protein MNSESLFERSKQVVPGGVHSPVRSFSSVGGTPVFFSEANGAYLKSVEGKNYIDYCLSFGPLLFGHRHPEIQEVVEDTVRKAWSFGACEPYSLELAEFITERIPWVEKIRFVNSGTEAVMSALRVARAATGRNKILKFDGCYHGHLDQLLVKSGSGLAGLSSSDSKGIGPEIIQNTLVLPLDDETKLEELFQREGSNIACLAIEPLPANYGLLPQRIEFLKKCRELTTKYGVLLLFDEVISGFRVSFQGMAGITGIVPDLVCYGKIIGGGFPVGAYAGKREFMDLVAPSGPVYQAGTLSANPIGMRAGLKTLYKAWNENPYPILETTTKQFTDGIITLLKESGDPNWEAVTFGSLFWLKEKTEKPIRTIADIPNSHKSNFATFFHKLLNQGVYLAPSGYEVGFLSTVHTKDIIDLTLEKIKQALKG; this is encoded by the coding sequence ATGAATTCAGAATCTTTATTCGAAAGATCAAAACAAGTAGTTCCTGGTGGAGTCCATAGCCCAGTAAGATCTTTTTCTTCCGTTGGTGGAACTCCCGTATTTTTTAGTGAAGCAAATGGCGCCTATCTTAAGTCAGTCGAAGGAAAAAACTATATCGACTATTGTTTGAGTTTTGGGCCACTTCTCTTTGGACATAGACATCCGGAAATCCAAGAAGTAGTGGAAGATACTGTCAGGAAAGCATGGTCTTTTGGTGCTTGTGAACCTTATTCATTGGAACTTGCAGAGTTCATCACAGAAAGAATTCCATGGGTCGAAAAAATACGATTTGTAAACTCGGGAACGGAAGCTGTCATGAGTGCCTTACGAGTGGCAAGAGCTGCAACGGGGCGAAACAAAATTTTGAAATTCGATGGTTGTTACCATGGCCACCTTGATCAACTTTTAGTTAAGTCAGGTTCGGGCCTTGCAGGCCTTAGTTCAAGTGATAGCAAAGGCATTGGACCTGAAATCATTCAAAACACACTTGTCCTCCCTTTAGATGACGAAACAAAACTAGAGGAATTGTTCCAGAGAGAAGGTTCAAATATCGCTTGTTTGGCGATAGAGCCTTTACCTGCAAATTACGGTTTACTTCCACAAAGAATTGAATTCCTAAAAAAATGCCGTGAACTGACCACAAAGTATGGCGTATTACTTCTATTTGATGAAGTGATTTCTGGTTTCCGAGTTTCCTTCCAAGGGATGGCGGGCATCACAGGAATTGTTCCTGATCTAGTATGTTATGGAAAAATCATCGGCGGAGGATTTCCAGTGGGAGCTTATGCTGGAAAACGGGAATTTATGGATCTCGTGGCACCAAGTGGTCCTGTTTACCAAGCAGGAACTTTGTCTGCCAATCCCATTGGGATGCGAGCCGGGCTCAAAACCCTTTACAAAGCATGGAACGAAAATCCGTATCCAATTCTGGAAACAACCACCAAACAATTCACAGATGGAATCATAACATTATTAAAAGAATCTGGTGATCCCAATTGGGAAGCAGTGACATTTGGAAGTTTGTTCTGGTTAAAAGAGAAAACGGAAAAACCAATCAGAACGATTGCAGATATTCCAAACTCTCACAAATCCAACTTTGCAACTTTTTTCCACAAACTACTAAACCAAGGTGTTTATCTTGCACCAAGCGGTTACGAGGTAGGATTTTTATCCACAGTCCATACGAAAGACATCATCGATCTTACACTTGAAAAAATCAAACAGGCATTAAAGGGCTAA
- the topA gene encoding type I DNA topoisomerase yields MVVESPTKATTLNSYLGKDWLVVATKGHIKDLPPKSYGVDISNSFEPEYEWLKGKKNLFASIVTKAKKCSKIYIASDPDREGEIIAKHCFDELAKLKKPIYRLRLKEITKVELNIQLEKQTGLDQGEIESQIARRVVDRIFGFEVSPDLWKQLKIPTLSAGRVQSTVLHWICEREKEIQNFSKETYLLLKLQGTLNKQISELKYHTKEKLNQAEVNSIVKELGMIPEPSKLKELVLSNIKIKQLNRKPPKAFSTASLLEVSFRALKFDSKKTMRIAQSLFEGKKLHSGETVGLITYMRSDSTRVSDSKRQLGENYLKQHYPTLLLEGAGKQSKQKKFSQDAHEAVIPINPNLTPYQIRNYLTADEWKLYQLIWERFLVSLMKPESGEEIVYEFPIGKHLFTHSFERIFDGGFKNFPEPMMDKKKNTLDAKVGDIFFYESYSTLEKETEPPERYTQGKLIQKMEDTGVGRPSTYANILETLKLRKYIVEYQKNIGPSALGMKVDAYLDLNFHDLIGESFTKDLEQQLDQITENKNSRVELISAFYEKLKQILKSPRKKTESYGPEIVTSKKNEKIVTENSRINSNVNPKKNKNQHLPKERSLILTEKKVCPKCSDGTIRTKLGKNGKTIYFCSRYPHCDYITYDN; encoded by the coding sequence ATTGTTGTTGAATCCCCTACAAAGGCAACAACCCTCAATTCTTACCTAGGGAAAGATTGGTTGGTTGTTGCGACAAAGGGGCATATCAAAGACCTTCCTCCCAAATCCTATGGAGTGGACATCTCCAATTCTTTTGAACCTGAATATGAATGGCTCAAAGGGAAAAAAAACCTCTTTGCCTCCATCGTTACAAAAGCCAAAAAGTGTTCCAAAATTTATATAGCTAGTGATCCGGACAGAGAAGGTGAGATTATCGCCAAACATTGTTTTGATGAATTGGCAAAATTAAAAAAACCAATCTACCGCTTACGTTTAAAAGAAATCACAAAAGTTGAATTAAATATCCAATTAGAGAAACAAACCGGACTAGACCAAGGGGAAATTGAATCACAAATTGCAAGAAGGGTAGTCGATAGAATTTTTGGTTTTGAAGTATCCCCTGATTTATGGAAACAATTAAAAATACCAACCTTATCTGCTGGAAGAGTTCAATCTACCGTTTTACATTGGATATGTGAGAGAGAAAAGGAAATTCAAAACTTCTCAAAAGAAACTTACCTTTTACTCAAACTTCAAGGAACTCTGAATAAACAAATTTCCGAACTCAAATACCATACAAAAGAAAAATTGAATCAAGCAGAAGTTAATTCGATCGTAAAGGAACTCGGGATGATTCCTGAACCTTCTAAGTTGAAGGAACTTGTTTTATCAAATATCAAAATAAAACAATTGAATCGAAAACCTCCAAAGGCATTTTCCACCGCGAGTTTACTTGAAGTTAGTTTTCGTGCTTTAAAATTTGATTCAAAAAAAACGATGAGAATTGCACAAAGTTTATTTGAAGGTAAAAAATTACACTCGGGAGAAACGGTTGGTCTTATTACCTACATGAGATCTGATAGTACTCGAGTTTCGGATTCAAAACGTCAATTAGGTGAAAATTATTTAAAACAACATTATCCAACACTTTTGTTGGAAGGCGCTGGTAAACAGTCCAAACAAAAAAAGTTTTCACAAGATGCTCATGAAGCAGTGATTCCCATTAATCCCAATCTAACACCTTATCAAATTCGAAATTATTTAACAGCTGATGAATGGAAACTTTACCAATTGATTTGGGAACGATTCTTGGTCTCTTTAATGAAACCAGAATCAGGAGAAGAAATTGTGTATGAATTCCCAATTGGAAAACATCTTTTCACCCATTCGTTTGAAAGAATTTTTGATGGTGGGTTCAAAAACTTCCCGGAACCAATGATGGATAAAAAGAAGAATACATTGGATGCAAAAGTGGGGGATATTTTTTTCTACGAATCTTATTCTACATTGGAAAAGGAAACAGAACCTCCCGAACGATATACCCAAGGTAAGTTAATTCAAAAAATGGAAGATACAGGAGTGGGTCGCCCTTCCACTTACGCAAACATTCTTGAAACATTAAAACTGAGAAAGTATATTGTTGAGTATCAAAAAAACATAGGTCCTTCTGCTTTGGGAATGAAAGTGGATGCTTATTTGGATTTAAACTTTCATGATCTGATTGGTGAGTCATTTACAAAGGACTTAGAACAACAATTGGACCAAATCACAGAGAACAAAAATTCAAGAGTGGAATTAATTTCAGCATTCTATGAGAAGCTGAAACAGATTTTAAAATCACCAAGGAAAAAAACAGAATCTTATGGACCTGAGATTGTAACTAGTAAGAAGAATGAAAAAATTGTAACTGAAAATTCGAGAATCAATTCAAATGTTAACCCGAAAAAAAATAAGAACCAACATCTACCGAAGGAAAGGAGTCTAATCCTTACAGAGAAAAAAGTTTGCCCAAAGTGTTCGGATGGAACCATCAGAACCAAATTGGGGAAAAATGGGAAAACCATTTATTTTTGTTCTCGATACCCGCACTGTGACTACATCACCTATGACAACTAA
- a CDS encoding polyhydroxyalkanoate synthesis regulator DNA-binding domain-containing protein has product MKLLKRYANRRLYDPETSSTITLEDVAKMIIGGEEIKVQDNLSGEDITPKILGQTFLKVSLGQRNEDFSNFMLTSLIRETGRDISGLFERLVLGGIGANYLTRERLERIVNSMVELGELKEVDFSLYREDLLRKMASRASEKKEQIQKDLEKFSQSILEEDKATLGDLSEKLKEVAEKLKEN; this is encoded by the coding sequence ATGAAGCTCCTCAAGCGATACGCAAACCGTAGGCTCTATGATCCAGAAACAAGTTCCACCATCACGTTAGAAGATGTGGCAAAGATGATCATTGGTGGGGAAGAAATCAAAGTCCAAGACAACCTTTCTGGGGAAGACATTACACCAAAGATCCTCGGACAAACATTTTTAAAAGTGAGTCTTGGCCAAAGGAACGAAGATTTTTCAAATTTTATGTTAACTTCTCTCATCCGAGAGACAGGTCGTGATATTTCTGGCCTATTTGAACGTCTGGTTTTAGGTGGGATTGGTGCCAATTACCTTACCCGCGAACGGTTGGAAAGGATTGTCAATTCGATGGTGGAACTCGGGGAATTGAAGGAAGTAGATTTTAGTCTCTACAGAGAAGATTTACTCCGAAAGATGGCATCCCGCGCGAGTGAAAAAAAGGAACAAATCCAAAAGGATTTGGAAAAATTCAGCCAATCCATTTTGGAAGAGGACAAAGCCACTCTTGGCGACTTATCTGAAAAATTAAAAGAAGTCGCAGAAAAATTAAAAGAAAATTAG